The following proteins come from a genomic window of Daphnia carinata strain CSIRO-1 chromosome 8, CSIRO_AGI_Dcar_HiC_V3, whole genome shotgun sequence:
- the LOC130700551 gene encoding transcriptional regulator ATRX-like: protein MSKKLRVDKDCSSEDSSDRSSSEDDVTDETLTGDKVLERDVSDDSSGSASKFCKQIKDVGKNPIPVSDATLPNRCKSIGAKGIQIMINEEFSFFKRYEQANQIHHSSLKCTTCLCQLFLGNPKNIQIHPVLGVLLCSACREFYDNAPFTKSVNGHDEYCRWCAEGCRAIRCETCSNVFCKACLRRCLGRTSYAEIAGGKCKWNCLVCNNLPIWAPRALARMVMTAINRRPCVEPILAAVDANDPAVWLPNMIDKVENLAEHCKKLAAKIRSGWAKENEEIQRKGNRSDCVAKETDKFAVIDCCRKLRRTVTKTHFNMKLLEKKIITKFKKTYGTITDIDIDVSREKSNSKLKSASQEDKTNVFKIHGFPDRDREREDFCESVECSPSLASNAPHALPLECFRDLANSYDKTPSRTKKSSDVNGKATKEEAAPELSQTECTNDSHSVAKSNSKMATLSNQNSKCLGSFEPSTLDLNEKARRDLLKDSTDSDSTHSSDSDMSLAQLQLTLRGKTNSRHSSVPSKDDPKLKCQCVVILNRITDTDITFVQAEKQKVDRHDQEIDLLMKDPLKIKRLGRMESESETDSATEKANQFTRGSPKPENPCAKKRRPRIVEMRSSSSSDDDIETNVEEITIPKFSATPLMRDREETTRQALLAPSDSDTDTLTSETENENSNNEVVVEPTKQNSPDHDNEKIIQKEKVDKEVEVVDLTCDWEETASVSNIETDKLLSMSLHDPEAKTNGNREDKKTKKEAKRRGKKKRRDQSNSDAEISESGIENMVKRIRLSSSADERVSDDGDDDSANEALAESSSPVETKQVATGNSRDSSDLDGEDLNTSQRSETSTSKGRKTIRKIMADTSLTDETKAAAREEENRKRRIAERQKFYNEAFVCSSAVAETQTNSLVLDFDPVTKEELITVDKRIVSKLKLHQVQGIKFMWDACFESVERLKQHPGSGCILAHCMGLGKTLQVVTLVHTVVTNKMCQVDRVLVVCPVNTILNWVNEFKIWLGTTSGVDVYEITTSYSKNSNKDAIRVQTLSRWFKGGGVLVIGYAMYLHLTSENSKVVKPQEERDLYMSSLVDPGPHLVVCDEGHCLKNEKTASYEALNKIASRRRIVLTGTPLQNNLEEYFCMVQFVKPNLLGTVAEFKNRFANPIKNGQAADSTDDDVKLMKRRAHVLHKMLQDSVQRFDYRVLTPFLPPKYEYVISIKLSEIQTQMYQYYLENHTIGGPKHSSRIKATGLFADYRELSRIWTHPKALHLAAVNHSKAKIKSYSDTKTTNVDATGEAKQVRHSYVDHGEPSVLEDGDELACLDIDSEKESRKALNSSVAHDSGMNQTATDSEPGGTTSLPWWSQFCQMDMAKMELGGKFVLLMDILRQCEFIGDKVLVFSQSLVSLNLIEEFLAIENERQEKNRTSVVSNEDPVGRWKINRDYFRLDGQTSSEMRSNACNIFNNPLNLRARLFLISTRAGGIGINLIAANRVIIFDASWNPSHDAQSIFRVYRFGQQKPCYIYRFLAQGTMEEKIYDRQVTKLSLSCRVVDEQQIERHFNSADLKYLYLFEPDSHLRRPTPMVPKDRLLAELIIQRKEWIVTYHEHDSLLENKSEEELTEAERKAAWDDFENEKCGASMGNDFPVLMNMPGRLSDIFEALVGRTVAGVPLTSVASLIYHSNPNISQEDFIVRLRMTVDQMETFSAHQAIAASVDTLAGQRHGDSGSPSVLQRLLATDQNEHVRSNSPQRTASPGHTGTEELISLSPYNEAGTTAPQ, encoded by the exons ATGAGCAAAAAACTCAG aGTGGACAAAGACTGCTCCAGTGAAGATTCGTCAGATAGAAGTTCTTCTGAAGATGATGTCACTGACGAAACCTTGACTGGGGATAAGGTCTTGGAGAGAGATGTGTCTGACGATTCCTCAG GTTCAGCTTCAAAATTTTGTAAGCAAATCAAGGATGTAGGAAAAAATCCCATCCCAGTTTCAGATGCAACTCTTCCAAATCGGTGTAAATCCATTGGTGCCAAGGGAATTCAAATAATGATCAATGAGGAATTCAGCTTTTTTAAGAGATACGAACAAG CTAACCAAATTCATCACTCCTCCCTGAAGTGTACAACATGTTTATGTCAGTTGTTTCTTGGTAATccaaaaaacattcaaattcaTCCTGTTTTGGGTGTGTTGTTGTGCAGT GCTTGCAGAGAGTTTTACGATAACGCTCCATTTACGAAAAGTGTAAACGGACACGATGAATATTGCCGCTGGTGTGCCGAAGGCTGTAGGGCTATACGCTGTGAGACATGTTCAAATGTATTTTGCAAG GCATGTCTACGACGTTGTCTGGGACGTACATCTTATGCAGAAATCGCCGGCGGTAAATGCAAATGGAATTGCCTAGTTTGCAACAATCTTCCCATTTGGGCTCCAAGAGCTTTAGCGAGAATGGTGATGACCGCAATTAA CCGTAGGCCTTGCGTCGAACCAATCCTGGCTGCAGTTGATGCCAATGATCCAGCTGTTTGGTTGCCAAACATGATAGATAAAGTAGAAAATTTGGCCGAACATTGTAAGAAACTAGCTGCAAAGATTAGAAGCGGTTGggctaaagaaaatgaagagattCAAAGAAAAGGTAATCGAAGCGATTGCGTCGCCAAAGAAACTGACAAATTTGCCGTCATCGATTGCTGCCGTAAGCTTCGCAGAACTGTGACCAAAACTCACTTCAATATGAAATTGTTGGAAAAGAAGATAATtaccaaatttaaaaagacaTATGGCACTATCACCGATATCGACATTGACGTATCCCGTGAAAAATCCAACTCAAAGCTAAAATCAGCTAGCcaagaagacaaaacaaacgtGTTCAAAATTCACGGTTTTCCAGATAGAGACAGAGAGCGGGAGGACTTTTGTGAGTCCGTGGAATGTTCACCCTCTCTTGCATCCAATGCGCCGCATGCACTTCCATTGGAGTGTTTCCGTGATCTCGCTAATTCATATGACAAAACTCCGTCACGAACAAAAAAGTCGTCTGACGTCAATGGCAAAGCAACTAAAGAAGAAGCTGCGCCGGAACTGAGCCAGACGGAGTGCACTAACGACAGTCATTCAGTGGCCAAGTCAAATTCGAAGATGGCGACGTTATCGAACCAAAATTCGAAATGTCTCGGTTCGTTTGAACCATCAACGCTTGACCTAAACGAAAAGGCAAGGCGAGATCTATTGAAAGATTCCACCGATTCGGACTCAACACACTCTTCAGATTCAGATATGAGTCTAGCTCAGTTACAGCTTACCTTACGTGGAAAAACTAATAGCAGACATAGCTCGGTACCATCGAAGGACGATCCAAAGTTAAAGTGCCAATGTGTCGTTATTCTTAATCGCATTACCGATACG gaCATTACCTTTGTTCAagctgaaaaacaaaaagtagaCAGACATGATCAGGAAATTGATCTTCTGATGAAAGATCCCTTAAAGATTAAGAGGCTAGGTCGAATGGAATCTGAATCAGAAACCGATTCAGCCACAGAAAAAGCAAACCAGTTTACAAGAGGAAGTCCAAAGCCAGAAAACCCTTGTGCTAAGAAAAGACGCCCCCGAATAGTAGAAATGAGGTCGTCATCATCGTCGGACGATGATATTGAAACGAATGTGGAAGAGATTACCATTCCCAAGTTTTCAGCAACTCCTTTGATGCGTGATCGCGAAGAGACTACACGCCAAGCTTTGCTTGCTCCTAGCGACTCGGACACAGATACTTTAACGTCTGAaaccgaaaatgaaaattcaaacaatgaGGTTGTTGTGGAAcccacaaaacaaaattctccTGACCACGACAACGAGAAAATAatacagaaagaaaaggtagACAAAGAAGTCGAGGTGGTAGATCTAACGTGTGACTGGGAAGAAACTGCAAGCGTTTCTAATATCGAAACAGACAAATTACTAAGCATGTCTCTCCACGATCCTGAAGCCAAAACAAACGGAAACCGTGAAgataaaaaaaccaaaaaggaagccaagagaagaggaaaaaagaaacgtaggGACCAGTCGAATTCAGATGCTGAAATATCAGAATCTGGCATAGAAAATATGGTTAAAAGAATCCGTTTGAGTTCATCTGCTGACGAAAGAGTTTCTGACGATGGAGATGATGACTCGGCTAACGAGGCATTGGCGGAATCTTCATCACctgtagaaacaaaacaagtggCCACAGGAAACTCAAGAGATTCCAGCGATTTAGATGGTGAAGATTTGAACACATCCCAACGTTCTGAAACTAGTACctcaaaaggaagaaagacaataagaaaaatcatGGCTGATACAAGTCTCACT GATGAAACAAAAGCCGCTGCGAGAGAGGAGGAGAACCGAAAGAGACGCATTGCAGAACGTCAAAAATTCTATAACGAAGCTTTTGTTTGTAGTTCTGCTGTTGCCGAAACCCAAACGAATAGCTTAGTTCTGGATTTTGATCCAGTAACCAAGGAAGAATTGATCACCGTCGATAAACGAATAGTCTCGAAGTTAAAACTCCATCAAGTTCAAGGAATCAAATTCATGTGGGATGCCTGTTTTGAATCCGTGGAGAGACTCAAACAACATCCTGGCTCTGGATGCATTCTGGCGCATTGTATGGGCCTGGGCAAAACTCTACAGGTCGTTACTTTGGTACATACTGTAgtcacaaacaaaatgtgtcag GTAGATCGTGTTCTCGTAGTGTGTCCCGTAAACACAATCCTCAACTGGGTCAACGAGTTTAAAATATGGCTTGGGACAACATCAGGAGTTGATGTGTATGAAATTACTACTTCATACTCCAAGAACAGCAACAAAGATGCGATCCGCGTGCAAACGTTAAGCAGGTGGTTTAAAGGCGGAGGAGTTCTGGTCATAGGCTACGCGATGTACCTGCATCTAACTAGCGAAAATAGCAAAGTGGTTAAACCACAGGAAGAACGTGACCTGTATATGTCTTCGTTGGTTGACCCTGGACCGCATTTGGTCGTATGTGATGAAGGCCACtgtttgaaaaacgaaaaaacggCTTCCTATGAAGCGCTGAATAAAATAGCCAGCCGTCGTCGTATCGTCTTAACAGGCACACCGCTTCAGAACAACCTCGAGGAATATTTCTGCATGGTTCAGTTCGTCAAACCCAACCTCCTGGGAACAGTGGCAGAGTTCAAGAATCGTTTTGCAAATCCCATTAAGAACGGGCAAGCGGCCGATTCTACCGATGATGACGTAAAGTTAATGAAACGAAGGGCACATGTTTTACACAAGATGCTCCAAG ATTCCGTTCAGCGATTTGATTATAGAGTTCTAACCCCGTTTCTACCTCCAAAGTACGAATACGTGATATCAATCAAGTTGTCAGAGATACAAACGCAAATGTACCAGTACTATTTGGAGAATCACACCATAGGTGGCCCGAAACATTCCAGTCGTATTAAAGCAACTGGACTCTTTGCTGATTACCGAGAATTGTCTCGCATTTGGACTCACCCTAAAGCGTTGCATTTGGCTGCAGTTAATCACAGCAAAGCGAAGATAAAAAGCTATAGTGATACGAAGACTACTAATGTGGATGCAACTGGGGAAGCGAAACAAGTGAGGCACTCTTATGTGGACCATGGAGAACCTTCTGTATTGGAAGACGGCGATGAACTTGCATGTTTAGATATCGACAGTGAAAAGGAATCGA GAAAAGCACTTAATAGCTCTGTAGCACACGACTCCGGTATGAACCAAACGGCAACAGATAGTGAACCAGGTGGGACGACCTCGTTGCCTTGGTGGTCGCAATTTTGCCAAATGGACATGGCTAAAATGGAACTTGGTGGCAAATTTGTTCTTCTCATGGACATTCTTCGTCAGTGTGAGTTCATTGGCGACAAAGTACTCGTTTTCAGCCAGTCCCTCGTGTCGCTTAATTTGATTGAAGAATTTCTTGCAATTGAGAACGAACGGCAGGAGAAAAATCGAACGAGTGTAGTCAGTAACGAA GATCCTGTTGGCAGATGGAAAATCAATCGTGATTATTTTAGGTTAGACGGGCAGACTTCATCTGAAATGCGTTCCAACGCGTGCAATATTTTCAACAATCCATTGAATCTTCGAGCCCGTCTCTTCCTTATCTCCACTAGAGCCGGTGGAATAGGAATCAATTTGATTGCAGCGAACCGTGTTATCATATTTGATGCCTCATGGAATCCTTCACACGATGCTCAGAGTATTTTTCGAGTTTATCG TTTTGGTCAGCAAAAGCCCTGCTATATCTATCGGTTCTTGGCTCAAGGTACAATGGAGGAAAAGATCTATGATCGCCAG GTCACGAAACTGTCGTTGTCTTGCCGCGTAGTTGACGAGCAGCAGATTGAACGTCATTTCAACTCGGCTGATTTAAAATACTTGTATCTATTTGAGCCTGACAGCCATCTGCGCCGACCTACGCCTATGGTGCCCAAAGACCGTCTTTTGGCCGAGTTGATCATTCAGAGGAAGGAATGGATAGTTACGTATCACGAGCATGATTCTTTGCTAGAAAATAAGTCGGAAGAAGAACTCACAGAGGCCGAAAGAAAAGCCGCTTGGGACGACTTCGAAAATGAGAAGTGTGGCGCAAGTATGGGGAACGATTTCCCTGTATTAATGAACATGCCTGGTAGATTGTCGGATATTTTTGAAGCACTGGTTGGTCGAACGGTTGCAGGAGTTCCATTAACTAGTGTAGCGTCTCTAATCTACCATTCAAATCCAAACATCAGTCAAGAGGATTTTATTGTAAGACTTCGAATGACT GTGGATCAGATGGAAACCTTTTCTGCGCACCAAGCAATAGCAGCTTCAGTTGATACCTTAGCTGGCCAACGGCATGGAGATTCAGGAAGTCCATCTGTTCTCCAGCGACTGTTAGCCACCGATCAAAACGAGCACGTTCGTAGTAATTCGCCACAACGAACAGCATCGCCAG GCCATACCGGTACTGAGGAGCTAATTTCTCTTAGTCCATATAATGAAGCTGGTACAACTGCACCTCAATAA
- the LOC130700552 gene encoding probable glutamate receptor, whose translation MTLCRIMPCKGDIVVTIHQKKKKEKMLWIGIVNITHEISIRIMLAILIMAVDGSSPDFNLSSKHLNYLVVHIPPFDYVFRGPNGTFSSYGCAQNVAIWLAAKLKYTYSFLLINETLIDKYGTHEAAFYQLINDKDIDGIATNFYLTLNRMQRMDYTTHYGWADGFRLVVPRLGEESRLFAFIGPFEPTVWLLVFITVFVVVIVMTLFAMIYRLQPWKASEVAENSTGTEIGTGHNMREPVKRNVLFNYLGEHTIYVVNIMTNQGSREGSSLYSFRILAGFWVLGAMVLVNSYTGIVISSLMTTKTKPSIDSFEDLAASTETEILLRHDTSIGEQILLATSGVFKTLGDQARRNPGNIVGDAFKVTEKLETGHYAFPFIQTFAVSFVSSQFKKSQQCRFKMSKQLPLSTGYYSWLFKKNSSYTNPHSRALADLWETGLPSFWVYKMFSPTVPRSEQCFVESTRRVSGRVPIQLSDLTSAFLILGIGTGLSVLCFLTELLYSRFLLCKFP comes from the exons ATGACGCTTTGTAGGATCATGCCGTGTAAAG GTGATATTGTCGTCACGAtccaccaaaaaaagaaaaaagaaaaaatgctaTGGATAGGCATAGTCAACATCACGCACGAAATATCGATCAGAATTATGTTGGCCATTCTTATAATGGCAGTAGATGGTTCATCTCCAGATTTCAATTTGAGTTCCAAACACTTGAACTATCTCGTTGTTCAT ATTCCACCTTTTGACTATGTATTCCGAGGACCCAATGGTACCTTCTCAAGTTATGGGTGCGCACAGAATGTCGCCATATGGCTGGCGGctaaactcaaatacac GTACTCGTTCCTTCTGATCAATGAAACTCTTATCGACAAGTATGGTACACATGAAGCTGCGTTTTACCAACTTATAAACGATAAG GATATTGACGGCATTGCGACAAATTTTTACCTCACCCTTAATCGAATGCAACGAATGGACTACACTACCCATTACGGATGGGCtgacggatttcggcttgttGTGCCAAGATTAGGAGAAGAAAGCCGATTATTTGCTTTCATTGGTCCTTTTGAACCCACG GTTTGGTTACTGGTCTTCATAACCGTTTTCGTCGTAGTCATCGTGATGACCCTCTTTGCCATGATTTACAGGCTTCAACCTTGGAAAGCGTCTGAGGTCGCTGAGAATAGCACCGGAACAGAAATTGGCACAGGGCACAATATGAGAGAACCAGTCAAGAGAAACgttctttttaattatttaggAGAGCATACTATTTATGTTGTAAACATAATGACCAACCAAG GAAGCCGTGAAGGGTCCAGTCTCTATTCCTTTCGAATCCTGGCTGGATTTTGGGTCTTGGGCGCCATGGTCCTTGTTAATTCCTACACGGGCATTGTCATTTCATCATTAATGACTACCAAAACAAAGCCGTCAATAGACTCTTTTGAAGACTTGGCCGCAAGTACAGAAACTGAAATACTTCTCCGACATGACACATCCATCGGAGAACAAATACTT CTAGCAACATCAGGTGTGTTTAAGACTCTTGGAGACCAAGCTCGTCGAAATCCTGGAAACATAGTTGGAGATGCTTTCAAAGTCACGGAAAAACTAGAGACCGGTCATTATGCTTTTCCGTTT ATTCAAACTTTTGCAGTTTCGTTCGTCTCCTCACAGTTTAAGAAAAGTCAGCAGTGTCGCTTTAAAATGTCCAAGCAATTGCCTTTGTCAACAGGGTATTATTCATGGCTTTTCAAAAAGAACAGTTCGTATACCAATCCTCATAGCAGAGC gCTTGCTGACTTATGGGAGACGGGTCTGCCAAGTTTTTGGGTTTACAAGATGTTTTCTCCAACCGTTCCCAGATCAGAACAGTGTTTTGTGGAATCCACACGCCGAGTGTCTGGCAGAGTTCCTATTCAGTTATCTGATTTGACTAGTGCTTTTCTTATCTTGGGCATCGGGACCGGTTTATCGGTTCTCTGTTTCTTAACAGAGCTGTTGTATTCAAGATTTCTGTTGTGTAAGTTCCCGTAA
- the LOC130700486 gene encoding glutamate receptor ionotropic, delta-2-like, with translation MTNQGGRETFGYYSFRVLAGIWVLCATVLVNSYTGIVISSLTTPKTKPSIDSFEDLAASSDTQIVLRHDTSIGELILEATSGVFKILGDRARQSPENVVGDVFKVTERLQTGRYAFPFVQTFAVVFVTAQYKKDQQCRFKASKPLPLSTGYYSWLFKKKSSYTDAHSRALVNLWETGLTYYWVYKEFLPSAPRADQCFVESTRRVSRIVPIQLSDLISAFLIFGIGIGLATLSFLLETLLSRYQRYK, from the exons ATGACGAACCAAG GAGGTCGTGAGACCTTTGGTTACTATTCCTTTCGGGTCCTAGCTGGCATTTGGGTCCTGTGTGCAACGGTCCTGGTCAATTCCTATACAGGCATTGTCATTTCGTCATTAACAACTCCCAAAACGAAGCCATCAATAGACTCGTTTGAAGACTTGGCTGCAAGTTCGGATACTCAAATAGTTCTCCGACACGACACATCCATCGGAGAACTGATACTG GAAGCGACCTCAGGTGTTTTTAAGATTCTTGGAGATCGAGCACGTCAGAGTCCTGAAAACGTGGTTGGAGATGTTTTTAAGGTCACAGAAAGATTGCAGACTGGTCGCTATGCTTTTCCGTTT GTTCAAacttttgctgttgttttcgTCACTGCACAGTACAAGAAGGATCAGCAATGTCGTTTTAAAGCATCGAAGCCGTTGCCCTTGTCAACTGGATATTACTCTTggcttttcaaaaagaaaagttcttACACTGATGCGCACAGCAGAGC ACTTGTTAACCTATGGGAGACTGGCCTGACATATTACTGGGTTTATAAAGAATTTCTACCGTCCGCTCCCAGGGCCGACCAGTGTTTCGTGGAGTCCACCCGCCGAGTATCTCGCATAGTTCCTATTCAGTTGTCTGATTTGATTAGcgcttttcttatttttggtaTCGGGATTGGACTGGCGACACTTAGTTTCTTGTTAGAAACATTGCTCTCAAGATACCAAAGGTATAAGTAG
- the LOC130700427 gene encoding LOW QUALITY PROTEIN: glutamate receptor ionotropic, kainate glr-3-like (The sequence of the model RefSeq protein was modified relative to this genomic sequence to represent the inferred CDS: deleted 2 bases in 1 codon; substituted 1 base at 1 genomic stop codon) produces the protein MKVAGMYKPKYLVSFQISLALFLMAGVGFSAEKNLSPKHFNYLVYHNPPFDLLTRGPNNTFSYFGASFYVVEWLSAKFNYTYTLIPVNQTIIEKYGTHEALFYQLINDKDIDGITGSFYLTMDRAERMDYTFHTWSDGFRLVVPRAGEESRLFAFIGPFEPMVWLLIFISIIVVVAMMTLFAMVYRYYPWSACDVTNNKITPEISRQRNKKTXSENFVFNYIGAHMIYVVNIMTNQGSREASSLYSFRILAGIWVLCAMVLVNSYTGIVISSLTTPKMKPSIESFEDLVASPDIKILLRHDTSIGEQILKATYGVYKVLGDQARSNPEQIVSDAFTVSARLETGRYAFPFVQTYSIAFVGSQYKKDKKCRFKASKLLPTSTGYYSWLFKKNSPYTKVYSRALMDYWESGLLNFLIKFLPTIPRAEQCFISSTRRVARLLPIQLSDLTSAFLILGIGIGLAVSTFLLELLYSRYRRYK, from the exons atgaaagttgCAGGCATGTACAAACCCAAGTATTTGGTTTCATTCCAGATTTCCTTGGCTCTGTTTTTAATGGCAGGAGTGGGTTTCTCGGCAGAAAAGAATCTAAGTCCCAAGCACTTTAATTACCTTGTTTACCAC AATCCACCTTTCGATTTGTTGACTCGTGGACCAAATAACACCTTTTCATATTTCGGTGCCTCATTTTACGTGGTAGAATGGCTATCGGCGAAATTTAATTATAC ATACACATTAATTCCTGTCAATCAAACTATAATTGAAAAATATGGTACGCACGAGGCGTTGTTCTATCAACTGATTAATGACAAG GATATTGACGGAATTACGGGATCATTTTACCTTACTATGGACCGAGCGGAGCGAATGGATTACACGTTCCACACATGGTCTGATGGATTTAGGCTTGTTGTTCCCAGAGCAGGAGAAGAAAGCCGATTATTCGCCTTTATTGGTCCATTTGAACCCATG GTTTGGCTGCTGATCTTCATAAGCATAATAGTGGTAGTCGCCATGATGACGCTCTTTGCAATGGTTTACAGATATTATCCATGGAGTGCATGTGACGTCACCAATAATAAAATAACTCCGGAAATA TCAAGGCaacggaacaaaaaaacctgatctgaaaattttgtttttaattacatCGGCGCTCACATGATTTATGTCGTGAACATAATGACAAaccaag GGAGCCGCGAAGCATCCAGTCTCTACTCCTTTCGAATCCTAGCTGGCATTTGGGTTCTCTGCGCCATGGTTTTGGTCAATTCCTATACGGGCATTGTTATTTCTTCGCTGACAACACCAAAAATGAAGCCGTCTATTGAGTCATTTGAAGATCTGGTAGCAAGTCCAGACATTAAGATACTCCTCCGACATGACACGTCGATCGGAGAACAAATATTG AAGGCAACATATGGCGTTTATAAAGTTCTTGGCGATCAAGCTCGTAGTAATCCAGAGCAAATAGTCAGTGACGCATTCACTGTCAGTGCGAGATTGGAAACCGGTCGCTATGCTTTTCCGTTT GTTCAAACTTATAGTATTGCTTTCGTCGGCTCACAATATAAGAAAGATAAGAAGTGTCGTTTTAAAGCATCGAAACTATTGCCTACTTCAACTGGATATTACTCTTggcttttcaaaaagaatagTCCATATACGAAAGTTTATAGCAGAGC GCTCATGGACTACTGGGAAAGTGGATTACTTAATTTCTTGATCAAGTTCTTGCCTACTATACCTAGGGCAGAGCAATGTTTTATCAGTTCAACACGCCGAGTGGCTCGTCTACTTCCCATCCAGTTGTCTGATTTGACTAGCGCTTTCCTCATTTTAGGAATCGGCATTGGATTGGCGGTGTCTACTTTCTTATTGGAACTACTGTACTCGAGGTACCGGCGGTATAAATAA